In the Longimicrobiaceae bacterium genome, one interval contains:
- a CDS encoding CheR family methyltransferase: MTAPETDASFEALLEYLKTDRGFDFTGYKRSTLLRRTRKRMEEVGIGGFDEYRGYLEAHPQEFPQLFNTVLINVTGFFRDPEAWDALARELRARLDAGKRAGEPIRVWSAGCASGEEPYTLVILLAEMLGMERFREQVKVYATDMDEEALAHARQGSYTEEELEGVPAELRDRYFDPSGGRYVLRADLRRFVIFGRHDVVQDAPISHLDLLVCRNTLMYFNAEVQGRIMSRFHYALNDRGLLFLGRAEMGRAHGSHFAPVDLRARIFEKVPRAGLRDRLLALGRPEASAAGARTAHQLRLREAALDADPVARVLVDVGGAVVSANTAARRLFALTADDTGRPLQDLTFSYRPVELRSRIEQVYSERRPVHVPGVEYPTAEGELRTFDVHVLPLLADDRLLGVSVAFSDVTEHHRLRVEVEEANQELETAFEELQSTNEELETTNEELQSTVEELETTNEELQSTIEELETTNEELQSTNEELETINDELHRRTGELNVATAYVDSILGSLRVGVAVLDQASGIRLWNGRAEELWGLRADEVEGTAFQSLDIGLPVERLKAPIRACLEERSEFQEVVLDAVNRRGRPIRCRITCVPLAGPEAEARGVVVLMEEWMGTAAEA; encoded by the coding sequence ATGACTGCACCGGAAACCGACGCCTCCTTCGAGGCCCTCCTCGAGTACCTCAAGACCGACCGCGGCTTCGACTTCACCGGGTACAAGCGCTCCACCCTGCTGCGGCGCACCCGCAAGCGGATGGAGGAGGTGGGGATCGGCGGCTTCGACGAGTACCGCGGCTACCTGGAGGCCCATCCGCAGGAGTTTCCCCAGCTCTTCAACACCGTCCTCATCAACGTCACCGGCTTCTTCCGCGACCCGGAGGCGTGGGATGCGCTGGCGCGCGAGCTCCGCGCCCGCCTGGACGCGGGCAAGCGCGCGGGCGAGCCCATCCGCGTCTGGAGCGCCGGGTGCGCCTCCGGCGAGGAGCCCTACACCCTGGTGATCCTCCTGGCCGAGATGCTGGGGATGGAGCGCTTCCGCGAGCAGGTGAAGGTGTACGCCACGGACATGGATGAGGAGGCGCTGGCGCACGCGCGCCAGGGGAGCTACACGGAGGAGGAGCTGGAGGGCGTCCCCGCCGAGCTGCGGGACCGCTACTTCGACCCCTCCGGCGGCCGTTACGTCCTGCGCGCGGACCTGCGGCGCTTCGTGATCTTCGGGCGCCACGACGTGGTGCAGGACGCGCCCATCTCGCACCTGGACCTCCTGGTGTGCCGGAACACGCTCATGTACTTCAACGCCGAGGTGCAGGGGCGCATCATGAGCCGCTTCCACTACGCGCTGAACGACCGGGGGCTGCTCTTCCTGGGGAGGGCGGAGATGGGGCGCGCGCACGGCAGCCACTTCGCGCCGGTGGACCTCAGGGCGCGCATCTTCGAGAAGGTCCCCCGGGCCGGCCTGCGCGACCGGCTCCTGGCGCTCGGCCGCCCGGAGGCGTCGGCCGCCGGGGCGCGGACGGCGCACCAGCTCCGGCTCCGCGAAGCCGCGCTCGACGCGGACCCGGTGGCTCGCGTCCTGGTGGACGTGGGCGGCGCCGTCGTCTCCGCCAACACCGCGGCGCGGCGCCTGTTCGCCCTCACCGCGGACGACACGGGGCGTCCGCTGCAGGACCTCACCTTCTCCTACCGCCCGGTGGAGCTGCGCTCCCGGATCGAGCAGGTGTACTCCGAGAGGAGGCCCGTGCACGTGCCGGGGGTGGAGTACCCCACGGCCGAGGGGGAGCTGCGCACCTTCGACGTCCACGTCCTCCCGCTCCTGGCGGACGACCGCCTGCTGGGGGTGAGCGTCGCCTTCAGCGACGTCACCGAGCACCACCGGCTCCGCGTCGAGGTCGAGGAGGCCAACCAGGAGCTGGAGACGGCCTTCGAGGAGCTGCAGAGCACCAACGAGGAGCTGGAGACCACGAACGAAGAGCTGCAGAGCACCGTCGAGGAGCTGGAGACCACGAACGAGGAGCTGCAGAGCACCATCGAGGAGCTGGAGACCACGAACGAGGAGCTCCAGTCCACCAACGAGGAGCTGGAGACCATCAACGACGAGCTGCACCGCCGCACCGGCGAGCTGAACGTCGCCACCGCCTACGTCGACTCCATACTGGGGAGCCTGCGGGTGGGGGTGGCCGTGCTCGACCAGGCGTCGGGCATCCGCCTGTGGAACGGGAGGGCCGAGGAGCTGTGGGGGCTCCGCGCCGACGAGGTGGAGGGCACCGCCTTCCAGAGCCTGGACATCGGCCTCCCCGTGGAGCGGCTCAAGGCGCCGATCCGCGCCTGCCTGGAGGAGCGCTCCGAGTTCCAGGAGGTGGTGCTCGACGCGGTGAACCGCCGCGGGCGGCCCATCCGCTGCAGGATCACCTGCGTCCCGCTGGCGGGCCCGGAGGCCGAGGCGCGCGGGGTGGTGGTGCTGATGGAAGAGTGGATGGGGACGGCCGCGGAGGCGTGA
- a CDS encoding PAS domain S-box protein, giving the protein MQSDDIVRRQIRSAQRRMEALARSTREAPPEAHAFVDSALHELQTAMEELRVTEEELRQQNEALAASREALETERERYRDLFHSAPDAYLVTDCAGVIREANRAAAALLGVAETRLAGKPLALFVDAEHRRDFRARLAQHPAGGGVQEWEFRIRSRGSEAVDASCTVGLIRDRAGGVEGLRWLLRDVTERRRLETERAARAAAETGRERVEAILESIADGFLALDADWRFAYVNRAAEFLLQRDRAELLGKTFTEAFPDDVRRVGAELERARREHDVAEFEEFHPSLGSWLEYRAFPADGGLTLYVRDVTDRRVAQEELRTSEERQRVALRAARMAHWDWDLRSGVVHWSPEHNRMMGLPAGQSRGSYEAFMERVHPDDREALAETLRPALEAGEDFATEFRVVHPDGRRRWIAGYGRPLPGEDGRPARMVGVVRDVTERKEAEERDRFLGRVSDVLASSLDYRSTLQTLATLCAGSLADYCLVQVEEKGELRAPGVAHADPARAEILRGMMRRFPVDPAGPHPAVRAIRTGEPQLLAEVPPSLLAEVAGSPEHLEMLQDLGLTSAIVVPLQARGRTLGAISLARTGGAPYGAGELAVAEEVARRAALAVDNARLYEEARQAARARDEVLAVVSHDLRNPLHAVLLAATILEDLTQPGQWTERDLKQLHVIRRSAEQMTGLIQDLVEVIALEQGAPALHLARLDAAALPASVGELFHAQAEERGIHLVVETAPGLPPVEADRGRVLQVFSNLVGNALKFTPSGGTVTVRAEAAEGRVRFSVSDTGPGIPPEHLPRLFDRFWQADRSRAGGLGLGLAIARGIVEAHGGKIEVESAPGEGTTFSFTLPALPF; this is encoded by the coding sequence ATGCAGTCCGACGACATCGTGAGGCGCCAGATCCGCTCCGCGCAGCGGCGGATGGAGGCGCTCGCCCGGAGCACCCGCGAGGCCCCCCCGGAGGCGCACGCGTTCGTGGACAGCGCCCTCCACGAGCTGCAGACGGCCATGGAGGAGCTGCGGGTCACGGAGGAGGAGCTGCGGCAGCAGAACGAGGCGCTGGCCGCCTCGCGCGAGGCGCTGGAGACGGAGCGCGAGCGCTACCGCGACCTCTTCCACTCCGCCCCGGACGCCTACCTCGTCACCGACTGCGCCGGGGTGATCCGGGAGGCGAACCGGGCAGCCGCGGCGCTGCTGGGCGTGGCCGAGACGCGCCTGGCGGGGAAGCCGCTCGCCCTGTTCGTGGACGCGGAGCACCGCCGCGACTTCCGCGCGCGCCTCGCGCAGCACCCCGCCGGGGGCGGGGTGCAGGAGTGGGAGTTCCGCATCCGCTCCCGCGGGAGCGAGGCAGTGGACGCCTCGTGCACGGTGGGGCTGATCCGCGACCGTGCCGGCGGGGTGGAGGGGCTCCGCTGGCTGCTCCGCGACGTGACGGAGCGGAGGCGCCTGGAGACCGAGCGCGCCGCCCGCGCCGCGGCGGAGACGGGTCGCGAGCGGGTGGAGGCCATCCTGGAGAGCATCGCCGACGGCTTCCTGGCGCTGGACGCCGACTGGCGCTTCGCCTACGTGAACCGGGCCGCCGAGTTCCTGCTGCAGCGGGACCGCGCCGAGCTGCTGGGGAAGACCTTCACGGAGGCGTTCCCCGACGACGTGCGGCGCGTGGGCGCGGAGCTGGAGCGCGCCCGCCGCGAGCACGACGTTGCCGAGTTCGAGGAGTTCCACCCCTCGCTGGGCTCCTGGCTGGAGTACCGCGCCTTCCCCGCGGACGGCGGGCTCACCCTGTACGTGCGCGACGTCACCGACCGCCGGGTGGCCCAGGAGGAGCTGCGGACCAGCGAGGAGCGCCAGCGGGTGGCGCTGCGCGCGGCGCGCATGGCGCACTGGGACTGGGACCTCCGGAGCGGCGTGGTGCACTGGAGCCCGGAGCACAACCGGATGATGGGGCTCCCCGCCGGGCAGTCGAGGGGGAGCTACGAGGCGTTCATGGAGCGCGTCCACCCCGACGACCGCGAAGCGCTGGCGGAGACGCTCCGGCCCGCGCTGGAGGCCGGCGAGGACTTCGCGACGGAGTTCCGGGTGGTGCACCCGGACGGCCGGCGCCGCTGGATCGCCGGGTACGGCCGCCCCCTCCCCGGCGAGGACGGCCGCCCCGCGCGCATGGTGGGGGTGGTCCGCGACGTCACCGAGCGCAAGGAGGCGGAGGAACGGGACCGCTTCCTGGGCCGCGTGAGCGACGTGCTGGCGTCCTCCCTGGACTACCGCAGCACCCTGCAGACCCTGGCGACGCTCTGCGCCGGGTCGCTGGCGGACTACTGCCTGGTGCAGGTGGAGGAGAAGGGCGAGCTCCGGGCGCCCGGGGTGGCCCACGCGGACCCGGCGCGCGCGGAGATCCTGCGCGGGATGATGCGGCGCTTCCCGGTGGACCCGGCCGGCCCCCACCCCGCGGTGCGCGCCATCCGCACCGGGGAGCCGCAGCTCCTGGCGGAGGTCCCCCCCTCGCTCCTGGCGGAGGTCGCCGGGTCGCCGGAGCACCTGGAGATGCTCCAGGACCTGGGGCTCACCTCGGCCATCGTGGTCCCGCTGCAGGCGCGGGGGCGCACGCTGGGCGCCATCAGCCTGGCCCGCACCGGCGGCGCGCCGTACGGCGCCGGGGAGCTGGCGGTCGCGGAGGAGGTGGCGCGCCGGGCCGCGCTCGCTGTGGACAACGCCCGTCTGTACGAGGAGGCGCGGCAGGCCGCCCGCGCCCGCGACGAGGTGCTGGCGGTGGTCTCGCACGACCTGCGCAACCCGCTGCACGCGGTGCTCCTGGCCGCCACCATCCTGGAGGACCTGACCCAGCCCGGGCAGTGGACGGAGCGCGACCTGAAGCAGCTCCACGTGATCCGCCGCTCCGCCGAGCAGATGACCGGGCTGATCCAGGACCTGGTGGAGGTGATCGCCCTGGAGCAGGGCGCCCCCGCGCTGCACCTGGCGCGGCTGGACGCGGCGGCGCTCCCGGCGAGCGTGGGGGAGCTGTTCCACGCGCAGGCCGAGGAGCGCGGGATCCACCTGGTGGTGGAGACCGCGCCGGGCCTCCCCCCGGTGGAGGCCGACCGTGGCCGGGTGCTGCAGGTGTTCTCCAACCTGGTGGGGAACGCGCTGAAGTTCACTCCCTCGGGAGGAACGGTCACGGTGCGCGCCGAGGCGGCCGAGGGCCGGGTCCGCTTCTCCGTATCCGACACCGGTCCGGGGATCCCCCCGGAGCACCTCCCCCGCCTCTTCGACCGGTTCTGGCAGGCGGACCGCAGCCGCGCGGGCGGCCTGGGGCTGGGGCTCGCCATCGCGCGGGGGATCGTGGAGGCGCACGGCGGGAAGATCGAGGTGGAGAGCGCTCCCGGAGAGGGGACCACCTTTTCCTTCACCCTCCCGGCCCTTCCCTTCTAG
- a CDS encoding type II toxin-antitoxin system RelE/ParE family toxin, with translation MPADVQDVFGSSLLDAQYGDTPYGARAFGEGLPSQIMKIAEDFERDTYRAAYTAAFPECVYVLHVFKKKSKSGIATPRADKELILARFKRARAHYEEHYVKARRAE, from the coding sequence ATGCCCGCCGACGTCCAGGACGTCTTCGGCTCCTCGCTCCTGGATGCGCAGTACGGCGACACCCCCTACGGGGCGCGAGCCTTCGGTGAGGGCCTGCCCAGCCAGATCATGAAGATCGCGGAGGACTTCGAGCGCGACACCTACCGCGCCGCCTACACGGCCGCATTTCCCGAATGCGTCTACGTACTCCACGTCTTCAAGAAGAAGTCGAAGAGCGGAATCGCCACCCCGAGGGCCGACAAGGAGCTGATCCTGGCCCGCTTCAAGCGGGCTCGCGCGCATTACGAGGAGCACTACGTGAAAGCCCGGAGGGCCGAATGA